In the Deltaproteobacteria bacterium genome, one interval contains:
- a CDS encoding type II toxin-antitoxin system MqsA family antitoxin translates to MKCHVCGSEMEPIITTLPFKVDQETIIILKELPVLQCKNCNEYLLEDNIMERVDQILEKADYAAELEIIKFAA, encoded by the coding sequence ATGAAATGCCATGTTTGTGGATCTGAAATGGAGCCTATTATTACCACCTTGCCTTTTAAGGTGGACCAGGAGACCATCATTATTTTAAAAGAATTGCCGGTACTCCAATGTAAAAATTGTAATGAATATCTATTAGAAGATAATATTATGGAACGAGTGGATCAAATTCTTGAGAAAGCCGATTACGCTGCGGAACTGGAAATTATTAAATTTGCCGCTTAA
- a CDS encoding CooT family nickel-binding protein: MCEAAAFIIRDGKEELVLDSVDLLEPDNGQIRLVNIFGEQKILSARIKKLSLVDHKIILEER; this comes from the coding sequence ATGTGTGAAGCCGCAGCATTTATTATTCGTGACGGGAAAGAAGAACTGGTTTTGGATAGTGTGGACCTTTTAGAGCCGGATAATGGCCAGATTCGATTGGTAAACATCTTCGGCGAACAAAAAATCCTTTCAGCCAGGATCAAAAAATTGTCTTTAGTGGATCATAAGATTATTCTGGAGGAGAGATGA
- a CDS encoding MBL fold metallo-hydrolase — protein MIEDVLSKISWLGHDGILYQDKKTIYFDPFQIPGGPPADLILISHDHFDHCSPEDVKKIQTKDTIIVTEANSAKKLSGKIEILKPGETKTIQGIRIEAVPSYNTNKDFHPKVNSWLGFIVTLDGARLYHPGDTDYIPEMKTIQADIAFLPVSGTYVMTAKEAVEAAKVIKPKIAVPIHYGAIVGSEADAQEFKALLKGIVDVRILPKKG, from the coding sequence ATGATCGAGGATGTCTTAAGCAAGATAAGCTGGCTGGGGCACGATGGTATTTTATACCAGGATAAAAAGACCATTTATTTCGATCCCTTTCAGATTCCCGGAGGACCGCCGGCCGATCTTATCCTGATCAGTCATGACCATTTCGATCACTGCTCCCCGGAGGATGTAAAAAAAATCCAAACCAAGGATACGATCATTGTGACCGAAGCGAATTCGGCCAAAAAACTTTCCGGCAAGATCGAAATCCTCAAACCTGGAGAGACCAAAACCATTCAAGGCATCAGGATTGAGGCGGTCCCCTCCTATAATACCAATAAGGATTTTCACCCAAAAGTTAACAGTTGGCTGGGATTTATTGTCACATTGGACGGGGCGCGTCTATATCACCCAGGAGATACGGATTATATCCCGGAAATGAAAACCATCCAGGCCGATATAGCCTTCCTTCCGGTCTCCGGGACCTATGTGATGACCGCCAAAGAAGCGGTGGAGGCGGCAAAGGTGATAAAACCCAAAATCGCCGTTCCGATACATTATGGGGCTATAGTGGGATCGGAAGCCGATGCCCAGGAATTTAAAGCATTACTCAAAGGGATAGTGGACGTTCGAATTTTACCCAAGAAGGGATAA
- a CDS encoding TIR domain-containing protein codes for MTKVFLSYARGDDGEPYNPAKSFVVRLHTDLTAAGFDVWFDRVSLPSRQLTFHQEIADAIRARDRIVLVVGPKAAHSDYVRQEWRWGLELDKPVIPILLRGDYQDIPGELGLLHCDDFRDDAQYPVQLAKLIANLRLDAPPLGALYGVPNLPPNFLGRPDLLRRVKDALLVDLQKPVVISGAAARVGMQGMGGIGKSVLAAALARDPEVRHSYPDGIIWVAVGQPPDRVSLLRDVARHLGSQEPFQTEVQGQGVLRQLLLQKAVLLVLDDVWHASDAKAFDVLGPRCRALVTTRDIGILSTMGGECVPVSLFTEPEALQLLAGAVDMERAALPREAQEVVRECGCLPLAVALCGGMAKAGHSWQDIVAALREADLEWPENREETNEQHRTIWNAMKASYDALKDVEKPRFAELAVFATGRTVPEAAVHVLWEHTGPLSDRNCSKLLISLSERSLIQLDQKAAQPGEAIERRFRLHDLVYDFATRLAGEPKALHRTLLDAYRGKCPDSWPSGPDDGYFFQQLVGHQADAGDWMEAGELVTDFPWLMRKCELGLFDSISYDYGTLERRAPAEIAKRLEFWSTSFREKIHILRRGNDEWPGHKILLQLAIEHADNSPITIAAEQYLHAGKVDWVWLRRMQRVEEADVSPCLSVLEGHTFEVKGALQLPDGRILSWSGDRTLRLWDTDGRPLAVLEGHTYQVRGALQLTDGRMLSWSDGHTLRLWDTDGRPLAVLEGHTYQVRGALQLTDGRMLSWSDGHTLRLWDTDGRPLAVLEGHTDWVKGVLQLTDGRILSWSGDHTLRLWDTDGRPLAVLEGHTNWVNGALQLNDERILSWSDDRTLRLWDTDGRPLVVLEGHTNWTNGALQLNDGRILSWAWDHILRIWDSKTGACIEVLNFIEFCIRYPESIPLYLGRDLYYSDIFARAERRYGEVNLPVKGQKIVLCARWHADSDGTARLLRSDGTLVLTQANGQVCFLKLYYGATRISLDQFLEWRKAQPPPLEDE; via the coding sequence ATGACCAAGGTATTCCTGTCATACGCCCGAGGCGATGACGGCGAGCCGTATAATCCCGCCAAATCCTTCGTCGTGCGGCTTCATACCGATCTCACCGCCGCTGGCTTTGATGTCTGGTTCGACCGCGTCTCATTGCCGTCTCGGCAACTCACCTTCCACCAGGAGATCGCTGACGCTATCCGCGCGCGGGACAGGATAGTGCTGGTGGTCGGTCCGAAGGCGGCGCATTCCGATTATGTCCGTCAGGAATGGCGTTGGGGGCTCGAACTCGACAAGCCCGTCATCCCCATCCTCCTACGGGGCGACTACCAGGACATTCCCGGCGAACTGGGATTGCTTCACTGCGACGATTTCCGTGACGATGCCCAGTATCCGGTCCAACTCGCCAAGCTCATCGCGAATCTTCGCCTCGACGCCCCGCCTTTGGGGGCGCTCTACGGTGTGCCGAACCTGCCGCCGAATTTTCTCGGCCGGCCCGATCTTCTTCGCCGCGTCAAGGACGCTCTGCTCGTGGACCTTCAGAAGCCCGTCGTCATCAGCGGCGCCGCCGCGCGCGTCGGCATGCAGGGCATGGGGGGCATCGGGAAGTCCGTGCTGGCCGCGGCACTCGCACGCGACCCCGAGGTGCGCCACTCCTACCCCGACGGCATCATCTGGGTCGCCGTCGGCCAGCCACCTGATCGCGTTAGCCTCCTGCGCGACGTGGCCCGACACCTCGGCAGTCAGGAGCCATTTCAAACCGAAGTCCAAGGACAGGGTGTCCTCCGACAACTGCTCCTTCAGAAGGCCGTACTGCTTGTCCTTGATGACGTCTGGCATGCTTCGGATGCCAAAGCCTTCGATGTACTGGGCCCGCGCTGCCGGGCGCTGGTCACTACGCGCGATATTGGCATCCTGAGCACCATGGGCGGCGAGTGCGTGCCGGTGTCGCTCTTCACCGAGCCGGAGGCGCTGCAACTGCTCGCCGGCGCAGTGGACATGGAACGTGCCGCCCTTCCACGCGAGGCGCAGGAAGTGGTCAGGGAGTGCGGATGCCTGCCGTTGGCCGTGGCGCTGTGCGGCGGCATGGCAAAAGCAGGGCATTCCTGGCAGGACATCGTCGCAGCCCTGCGCGAAGCGGATCTGGAGTGGCCGGAGAACCGCGAGGAGACCAACGAACAGCATCGTACCATCTGGAACGCGATGAAGGCCAGTTACGATGCGCTGAAGGACGTGGAGAAACCGCGCTTCGCCGAACTCGCCGTCTTCGCGACGGGCCGGACAGTGCCGGAAGCTGCTGTCCATGTACTGTGGGAGCACACCGGGCCGTTAAGCGATCGCAACTGCAGCAAACTGCTCATCAGCCTGTCCGAGCGCTCCCTCATCCAGCTCGACCAGAAGGCCGCCCAGCCGGGGGAAGCCATTGAACGCCGCTTCCGCCTGCACGACCTCGTGTATGACTTCGCCACCCGTTTGGCTGGCGAGCCAAAGGCCCTGCACCGGACCTTGCTCGATGCCTATCGCGGAAAATGCCCAGATAGTTGGCCTTCAGGCCCGGATGACGGCTACTTCTTTCAGCAGCTTGTCGGCCATCAAGCCGACGCGGGTGACTGGATGGAAGCCGGTGAACTGGTGACCGACTTCCCGTGGCTGATGCGGAAATGCGAACTAGGCTTGTTTGATTCGATTTCCTACGACTACGGGACGCTGGAGAGGCGAGCCCCAGCGGAGATAGCGAAACGGCTTGAGTTTTGGTCGACCTCCTTCCGGGAGAAAATTCACATCCTCCGCCGTGGAAACGACGAATGGCCAGGTCACAAGATTCTGCTGCAACTGGCCATTGAACATGCCGATAACAGCCCGATAACGATTGCGGCGGAGCAATATCTCCACGCGGGCAAGGTTGATTGGGTGTGGTTGCGGCGAATGCAAAGAGTGGAAGAAGCAGACGTCAGCCCTTGCCTCTCTGTCCTTGAGGGCCATACATTCGAGGTCAAAGGTGCCCTTCAGCTCCCCGACGGGCGGATACTCTCGTGGTCGGGTGATAGGACCCTGCGCCTCTGGGATACTGACGGACGCCCCCTCGCCGTACTTGAGGGGCATACGTACCAGGTCCGTGGCGCTCTTCAGCTCACCGACGGACGGATGCTCTCCTGGTCTGATGGTCATACCCTGCGCCTCTGGGATACAGACGGACGCCCCCTCGCCGTACTTGAGGGGCATACGTACCAGGTCCGTGGCGCTCTTCAGCTCACCGACGGACGGATGCTCTCCTGGTCTGATGGTCATACCCTGCGTCTCTGGGATACTGACGGACGCCCCCTGGCCGTACTTGAGGGGCATACAGACTGGGTCAAGGGCGTCCTGCAACTCACCGACGGGCGGATACTCTCCTGGTCTGGTGATCATACCCTGCGCCTCTGGGATACTGACGGACGCCCCCTCGCTGTACTTGAGGGGCATACAAACTGGGTCAATGGCGCTCTTCAGCTCAACGACGAGCGGATACTCTCGTGGTCTGATGATCGTACCCTGCGCCTCTGGGATACAGACGGACGCCCCCTCGTCGTACTTGAGGGGCATACAAACTGGACCAATGGCGCCCTTCAGCTCAACGACGGGCGGATACTCTCGTGGGCTTGGGATCATATCCTGCGCATCTGGGATAGTAAAACCGGAGCTTGTATTGAAGTATTGAACTTCATTGAATTCTGCATTCGATATCCCGAATCAATACCTCTTTATCTTGGAAGAGACCTTTATTACTCCGACATATTTGCCAGAGCAGAACGCCGTTATGGAGAAGTCAATCTTCCAGTAAAGGGGCAAAAGATCGTCCTCTGTGCCCGTTGGCATGCCGATTCTGACGGCACAGCGCGTCTCCTCAGATCCGATGGCACCCTTGTTCTCACTCAAGCCAACGGACAGGTCTGTTTCCTGAAACTTTATTATGGAGCGACCCGCATTTCCCTGGACCAGTTCTTAGAATGGCGCAAGGCACAGCCGCCGCCCCTGGAGGATGAATGA
- a CDS encoding TIGR04211 family SH3 domain-containing protein has translation MASRILLALIIGFLFYCPASLWAKSMYITDRIEVGLRSGTGIEQRIITMLKTGDRVEVLEGDKNWSKVKLPDGTMGWLATRFLVDQVKPAPSFDPKFQEELQRLKEANQNLGRERDLLIQEKNRLLHETEEAKKLTQTLQQGKNQPPSHELAELKTKNDQLNKEINLYKKQVAELAEKGKGPRNEEQIKWFLAGSAVLFIGLLLGWFISRNRRKTHRYY, from the coding sequence ATGGCTTCCCGTATCTTACTCGCCCTGATTATAGGATTCCTTTTCTATTGCCCTGCTTCCTTATGGGCCAAGTCTATGTATATTACCGACCGAATCGAAGTGGGCTTACGTTCCGGGACCGGAATAGAACAACGGATTATAACCATGCTAAAAACCGGGGATCGCGTTGAGGTCCTTGAGGGGGATAAAAATTGGTCGAAGGTTAAACTGCCGGATGGAACAATGGGTTGGCTGGCTACTCGTTTTTTGGTAGATCAGGTTAAGCCGGCCCCTTCCTTCGATCCTAAATTTCAGGAAGAACTTCAACGGTTAAAAGAAGCCAACCAAAATCTGGGCCGGGAAAGAGACCTGTTGATCCAGGAAAAAAATAGGCTGTTACATGAAACCGAAGAAGCCAAAAAACTGACCCAAACCCTCCAGCAGGGAAAAAATCAACCCCCTTCCCATGAACTGGCGGAACTTAAGACCAAAAACGATCAACTGAACAAAGAGATCAATCTTTACAAAAAACAGGTTGCCGAATTGGCTGAAAAAGGAAAAGGACCGCGTAACGAAGAACAGATCAAATGGTTTTTAGCCGGTTCAGCGGTCCTTTTTATAGGATTATTGTTGGGCTGGTTCATAAGTCGTAACCGCCGAAAAACCCACCGCTACTATTGA
- a CDS encoding DUF3842 family protein: protein MKIGVLDGQGGGIGSAIIKKLREEFNEKVEVIALGTNSIATSQMLKARANKGATGENAIIQTAPKMDILIGPIGIVLAQSMMGEVTPAIARAVAESPGLKFLIPLTQERVEVIGLFSEPLPHLVEKLMIRLKECMENV from the coding sequence ATGAAAATAGGAGTCTTAGACGGTCAGGGCGGCGGGATCGGGAGCGCCATCATCAAGAAATTACGGGAGGAATTCAACGAAAAGGTGGAAGTAATCGCCTTGGGAACCAATTCCATCGCCACCTCCCAGATGTTGAAGGCCCGGGCCAATAAAGGGGCGACGGGGGAAAATGCCATCATTCAAACCGCTCCCAAGATGGACATCCTGATCGGGCCGATTGGGATTGTTTTGGCCCAGTCCATGATGGGTGAGGTTACCCCGGCTATTGCCCGGGCGGTCGCTGAGAGCCCAGGTTTGAAATTTTTGATCCCCCTTACCCAGGAACGGGTTGAAGTGATTGGGTTATTTTCAGAACCGCTCCCCCACCTGGTGGAAAAATTAATGATTCGTTTAAAGGAGTGTATGGAAAATGTGTGA
- a CDS encoding ATP-binding protein, with protein MQNPFYFRVLPLTAPFCDREKELDQLVAHAQNRANVVFFSPRRYGKTSLVQRVQERLKRKGLATVYIDLFGIDSQEDLAARMASRLYSYCHENEGLFKKAMKFLSSWRPVIRPDPEYGVSLTVERSVGRKGADLLNSTLDGFGKFIQEEKKGVHIVFDEFQEISELRESLQIEGMLRAHIQTHSRASYFFVGSRRRVLTDIFNIRKRPFYRSSINFPLGPLPFEEGVRFVVEQFKRGGKSCPEEIGKKILEKTGGYPYYVQRVPYSIFEVSGKKVTEEDYIKGFQKTVEEEGIVYEAIVQALSLQQIKLLSAFALEPTEKPYSVDYMGRHGLGSVGGVQGALKRLLELDYIEKKAPLFVIVDPLFGIWLRRLKE; from the coding sequence ATGCAAAATCCATTCTATTTCAGAGTGTTACCATTGACAGCGCCCTTCTGTGATAGAGAGAAAGAACTGGACCAGTTGGTGGCCCATGCTCAGAACAGGGCCAACGTCGTTTTTTTCTCTCCGAGAAGATATGGGAAGACATCCCTCGTCCAAAGGGTACAGGAAAGATTGAAGAGAAAGGGACTCGCGACGGTCTATATCGATTTGTTCGGCATCGATTCGCAGGAAGACCTGGCTGCCAGAATGGCCTCCCGGCTCTATTCCTATTGTCATGAAAACGAAGGCCTCTTTAAAAAGGCGATGAAATTTTTATCCTCCTGGAGGCCGGTAATCAGACCTGATCCGGAGTATGGCGTTTCCCTGACCGTGGAGCGATCCGTCGGGCGGAAGGGGGCCGATCTCCTCAACAGTACCCTCGATGGCTTTGGTAAGTTCATCCAAGAAGAAAAGAAGGGTGTTCATATTGTCTTCGATGAATTTCAAGAGATCTCGGAGTTACGTGAGTCCCTCCAAATAGAAGGAATGCTGAGGGCGCACATCCAGACTCACAGCCGTGCCTCTTACTTCTTCGTGGGGAGTAGGCGGCGCGTTCTAACTGATATCTTCAACATTCGAAAGAGGCCTTTCTATCGCAGTTCTATAAACTTTCCGTTAGGTCCTTTACCCTTTGAAGAAGGAGTCCGTTTCGTAGTTGAACAGTTCAAAAGGGGAGGAAAATCATGCCCGGAGGAGATCGGAAAGAAAATCCTTGAAAAAACGGGTGGCTATCCCTATTACGTCCAGAGAGTGCCTTATTCGATCTTTGAGGTCAGCGGTAAAAAGGTGACTGAGGAGGACTATATTAAGGGGTTCCAGAAAACCGTTGAAGAAGAGGGCATCGTATATGAAGCGATAGTTCAAGCCCTTTCACTTCAACAGATAAAACTCCTTTCCGCGTTTGCTCTGGAGCCGACTGAAAAGCCTTACTCTGTCGATTACATGGGCAGGCATGGCCTCGGCTCTGTCGGCGGCGTCCAGGGAGCACTTAAGAGATTGTTGGAACTGGACTATATCGAAAAGAAGGCTCCCCTCTTCGTGATCGTCGATCCCCTCTTCGGGATCTGGCTCAGACGCCTTAAGGAATGA
- a CDS encoding DUF2442 domain-containing protein has product MECISVLEARYINDYRIELKFNTGETGEVDLRDIVYKYAIASPLRDPVVFSRFYLDSWPTLAWDCGFDIAPESLYFMATGKLEGNVETPDVRLHPDSSQPAADGPQ; this is encoded by the coding sequence ATGGAATGTATTTCTGTATTAGAAGCACGGTATATCAATGACTATCGGATTGAGCTAAAATTTAACACCGGGGAAACAGGAGAAGTTGATCTTCGAGATATTGTGTACAAATATGCAATTGCCTCACCCTTACGCGATCCCGTAGTGTTCTCACGTTTTTACCTTGACTCCTGGCCTACTCTTGCCTGGGATTGTGGTTTTGATATTGCACCTGAGTCGCTTTATTTTATGGCAACAGGGAAATTAGAAGGGAATGTTGAAACGCCGGACGTTCGCCTGCACCCGGATAGCAGCCAACCTGCGGCTGACGGTCCCCAGTGA
- a CDS encoding addiction module protein, producing MTTTAERLSEEINSLSDVEKLRLVDAILTDLDKPDPELDRIWAEEARKRWDAYKLGHIPSVSYKDVIEKYRR from the coding sequence ATGACAACCACAGCAGAAAGGCTTTCCGAGGAAATAAATTCTTTATCGGACGTTGAAAAACTGCGATTGGTGGATGCAATCCTTACCGATCTTGATAAACCGGACCCGGAGTTGGATCGGATTTGGGCGGAGGAGGCGCGCAAACGTTGGGATGCTTACAAATTAGGCCATATTCCGTCAGTATCATATAAGGATGTTATAGAAAAGTATCGCCGTTGA
- a CDS encoding DUF4258 domain-containing protein, with amino-acid sequence MNDRHRIPIDPLSYIQRCIKERKIFWTYHVTMRLKERFINRNEILDSVSQFEIIEEYPDDKYFPSYLVYSWNKGNIFHVQFAIDMPGNNIRVITAYQPDSQEWNEDFKTRRPSK; translated from the coding sequence ATGAACGATAGGCATCGAATTCCTATTGATCCTTTAAGCTATATTCAGCGTTGCATAAAGGAGAGAAAAATTTTCTGGACTTATCATGTAACTATGAGATTAAAAGAAAGATTTATTAACCGAAACGAAATATTGGATTCCGTTTCACAGTTCGAAATCATCGAAGAATATCCAGATGACAAATATTTTCCCAGTTACCTGGTTTATTCTTGGAATAAGGGCAATATTTTTCATGTCCAGTTTGCTATAGATATGCCTGGAAATAACATTCGGGTTATTACCGCCTATCAGCCAGATTCCCAAGAATGGAATGAAGATTTTAAAACAAGGAGACCGTCAAAATGA